The Mangifera indica cultivar Alphonso chromosome 8, CATAS_Mindica_2.1, whole genome shotgun sequence genome has a window encoding:
- the LOC123224385 gene encoding ADP-ribosylation factor-like produces MGLSFTKLFSRLFAKKEMRILMVGLDAAGKTTILYKLKLGEIVTTIPTIGFNVETVEYKNISFTVWDVGGQDKIRPLWRHYFQNTQGLIFVVDSNDRDRVVEARDELHRMLNEDELRDAVLLVFANKQDLPNAMNAAEITDKLGLHSLRQRHWYIQSTCATSGEGLYEGLDWLSNNIANKV; encoded by the exons ATGGGGTTGTCTTTCACGAAGCTTTTCAGCAGGCTCTTTGCGAAGAAAGAGATGCGCATTCTCATGGTAGGTCTTGACGCTGCTGGTAAGACTACCATTTTATACAAGCTCAAGCTAGGAGAAATTGTCACTACTATCCCAACAATTG GGTTTAATGTGGAGACTGTGGAATATAAGAATATCAGCTTTACCGTCTGGGATGTCGGGGGCCAGGACAAG ATCCGACCTCTGTGGAGACATTATTTCCAAAACACGCAAGGACTTATCTTTGTGGTTGATAGCAATGACCGAGATCGTGTGGTTGAGGCCAGAGATGAGTTGCACAGAATGTTGAATGAG GATGAGTTGAGGGATGCAGTGCTGCTAGTGTTTGCAAACAAGCAAGATCTTCCAAATGCAATGAATGCAGCTGAGATAACTGATAAGCTTGGCCTGCACTCCCTTCGTCAGCGCCACTG GTATATCCAGAGCACATGTGCCACTTCTGGTGAAGGGTTGTATGAGGGACTTGACTGGCTTTCAAACAACATTGCAAACAAG GTGTAG
- the LOC123222592 gene encoding galactinol synthase 1-like has product MAPELVQASVKSSGYVTEPANLPSRAYVTFLAGNGDYVKGVVGLAKGLRKVKAAYPLVVAVLPDVPEEHRKILESQGCIVREIEPVYPPENHTQFAMAYYVINYSKLRIWEFVEYNKMIYLDEDIQVYDNIDHLFDLSDGHFYAVMDCFCEKTWSHTPQYKIGYCQQCPDEVNWPAEMGQLPALYFNAGMFVFEPSLSTYDDLLKTLRVTTPTPFAEQDLLNMFFKNIYKPIPLVYNLVLAMLWRHPENVELDKVKVLHYCAAGSKPWRYTGKEENMQREDIKMLVQKWWDIYNDETLDYRKPNSMAVVDGETEPVNLQPFIDALSNAGAVQFVTAPSAA; this is encoded by the exons ATGGCCCCTGAACTTGTTCAAGCTTCGGTGAAGTCAAGCGGGTATGTTACAGAACCTGCGAACTTGCCTAGCAGAGCATACGTTACCTTCTTGGCTGGTAATGGAGACTATGTAAAAGGCGTTGTTGGGTTGGCGAAAGGTTTAAGGAAGGTTAAAGCTGCATACCCATTGGTGGTGGCGGTTTTGCCCGATGTGCCGGAGGAACATCGTAAGATTTTGGAATCTCAGGGCTGTATTGTAAGGGAGATCGAACCTGTTTATCCACCTGAGAACCATACACAATTTGCCATGGCCTATTACGTTATCAACTACTCAAAACTCCGCATCTGGGAG TTTGTGGAGTATAATAAGATGATATACTTGGACGAGGACATCCAGGTCTATGACAATATTGATCACCTATTTGATCTCTCTGATGGGCATTTCTACGCTGTGATGGACTGCTTCTGTGAAAAAACTTGGAGCCATACGCCCCAGTACAAGATCGGGTATTGCCAACAGTGCCCTGACGAGGTCAATTGGCCAGCTGAAATGGGTCAACTTCCGGCCCTCTACTTCAATGCTGGCATGTTCGTTTTTGAGCCCAGCCTTTCTACCTATGATGATCTCTTGAAAACTCTCAGAGTTACTACTCCTACCCCTTTTGCAGAGCAG GACCTTTTGAACATGTTTTTCAAGAACATCTACAAGCCAATTCCTTTGGTTTACAATCTTGTTCTTGCCATGTTGTGGCGTCACCCAGAGAATGTGGAGCTCGACAAAGTGAAAGTTCTTCACTACTGTGCTGCG GGATCAAAGCCATGGAGGTACACAGGAAAGGAAGAGAATATGCAGAGAGAGGATATTAAAATGCTGGTGCAGAAATGGTGGGACATTTACAATGATGAAACACTGGATTACAGGAAGCCAAATTCAATGGCGGTTGTTGATGGGGAGACAGAACCAGTCAACTTACAACCATTCATCGATGCTCTCTCAAATGCTGGCGCGGTTCAGTTTGTGACCGCCCCATCCGCTGCTTAA
- the LOC123223367 gene encoding pectinesterase inhibitor 5-like → MGTYKFLIVLVLSLIVFFNPCIGLNEVVTNICQKTRDPQFCLDTFKSDPRSNAVRDAHDLAMLALSITDLKIQDNMNTFPEIRKKIKDQVSLHRLNVCQYDYRRAFKGFREAYFQAEKSAYWDAMNTVANATNYVIECQNVYRIGKPIAESPFAATNLEVVTLSGLIYSIISMAAA, encoded by the coding sequence ATGGGTACATACAAGTTTTTGATTGTGTTAGTTCTCTCTCTCATTGTCTTCTTCAATCCTTGCATTGGGCTTAATGAAGTAGTTACCAACATTTGCCAGAAAACAAGAGACCCTCAATTTTGCTTGGATACATTTAAATCAGATCCACGCAGTAATGCAGTTCGTGACGCCCATGATCTTGCTATGCTAGCTCTTTCCATTACCGATCTTAAGATTCAAGACAATATGAATACTTTTCCAGAGATtcgtaaaaaaataaaagatcaaGTTAGTCTGCATAGGCTAAATGTTTGCCAATATGATTATCGTCGTGCATTCAAAGGGTTTAGAGAGGCTTACTTCCAAGCTGAGAAAAGTGCTTACTGGGATGCCATGAACACTGTTGCTAATGCAAcaaattatgttattgaatGTCAAAATGTTTATCGTATTGGCAAACCAATTGCTGAATCACCCTTTGCTGCTACTAATCTTGAAGTGGTTACTTTATCAGGACTGATTTACAGCATTATTTCCATGGCTGCTGCATAG
- the LOC123224203 gene encoding uncharacterized protein LOC123224203 isoform X2 has protein sequence MAAKEGEGKEFVYRISTAREWEELQKSGSIFGGDLDKSTGCIHLSRLDQLGDGLIYELVDGSNSFPHFYGPSKSFAPLPLDAVAKAEKLSLSDGRFSCSFLN, from the exons ATGGCGGCAAAAGAAGGAGAAGGGAAAGAGTTCGTGTACAGAATCAGTACGGCTCGAGAGTGGGAAGAGCTCCAGAAGAGTGGATCTATTTTCGGTGGAGACCTCGACAAGTCTACTGGTTGCATCCACCTCAGTAGACTCGACCAG CTTGGGGATGGATTGATCTATGAACTTGTGGATGGCTCGAATAGCTTCCCCCATTTTTATGGCCCATCCAAAAGTTTTGCTCCTCTCCCGTTAGACGCAGTGGCAAAAGCAGAGAAATTGTCTCTATCAGATGGTCGATTCAGTTGTAGTTTCCTGAATTAA
- the LOC123223365 gene encoding pectinesterase inhibitor 5-like, with the protein METNPPNNAILDVNPDTVEAEDVRDAHALALLALSITHLNIQETMDTFPDIRQKFKDQVSQDKLDVCKSNYNRAYEGFREAYLHVAKKAYWDAMNTVANATNHAIEC; encoded by the exons ATGGAAACAAATCCTCCAAATAATGCAATACTGGATGTAAATCCAGATACTGTCGAAGCTGAAGATG TTAGGGACGCCCACGCTCTTGCTTTGCTAGCTCTTTCGATTACCCATCTTAACATTCAAGAAACTATGGATACTTTTCCAGATATTCGTCAAAAATTTAAAGATCAGGTTAGTCAGGATAAGCTAGATGTTTGCAAAAGTAATTATAATCGAGCATACGAAGGGTTTAGAGAGGCTTACCTCCATGTTGCGAAAAAGGCTTACTGGGATGCCATGAACACTGTTGCTAATGCAACAAATCATGCTATTGAGTGTTAA
- the LOC123223364 gene encoding pectinesterase inhibitor 5-like yields the protein MASYKLLIVLVLSLIVLLNPCFGLNEVVTKTCQQTRDPQFCLDMFKSDARSDAVRDANAQAKLALSIAIIKIQETLDTFPEVRDKLKDPVSQHRLDVCKSDYDGAYQGYTEAYFRVEIKAYWDAMMATANATKFVSDCENVFHSGSPITESPFAAVNQKLTRFAVIIYGIISVAA from the coding sequence ATGGCTTCATACAAGCTTTTAATTGTGTTAGTTCTCTCTCTCATCGTCCTCTTAAATCCTTGTTTTGGGCTTAATGAAGTAGTTACCAAGACTTGCCAGCAAACCAGAGACCCTCAATTTTGCTTGGATATGTTTAAATCAGATGCACGCAGTGATGCAGTTCGTGACGCCAATGCTCAAGCCAAGCTAGCTCTTTCGATTGCCATTATTAAAATTCAAGAAACTTTGGATACTTTCCCAGAGGTTCGTGACAAATTAAAAGATCCAGTTAGTCAGCATAGGCTAGATGTTTGCAAAAGTGATTATGATGGAGCATACCAAGGGTATACAGAGGCTTACTTCCGTGTTGAAATAAAAGCTTACTGGGATGCCATGATGGCTACTGCTAATGCAACAAAGTTTGTCAGTGACTGTGAAAATGTCTTTCACAGTGGCAGCCCAATTACTGAGTCGCCCTTTGCTGCCGTCAATCAAAAACTGACTCGTTTTGCAGTAATAATTTATGGCATTATTTCCGTAGCAGCTTAG
- the LOC123224203 gene encoding uncharacterized protein LOC123224203 isoform X1 → MAAKEGEGKEFVYRISTAREWEELQKSGSIFGGDLDKSTGCIHLSRLDQVQGTLQNFFLNTKVDLYLLQIDAEKLGDGLIYELVDGSNSFPHFYGPSKSFAPLPLDAVAKAEKLSLSDGRFSCSFLN, encoded by the exons ATGGCGGCAAAAGAAGGAGAAGGGAAAGAGTTCGTGTACAGAATCAGTACGGCTCGAGAGTGGGAAGAGCTCCAGAAGAGTGGATCTATTTTCGGTGGAGACCTCGACAAGTCTACTGGTTGCATCCACCTCAGTAGACTCGACCAG GTGCAAGGAACATTACAGAACTTTTTCTTAAACACTAAGGTGGATTTGTACCTTCTCCAAATTGATGCTGAAAAG CTTGGGGATGGATTGATCTATGAACTTGTGGATGGCTCGAATAGCTTCCCCCATTTTTATGGCCCATCCAAAAGTTTTGCTCCTCTCCCGTTAGACGCAGTGGCAAAAGCAGAGAAATTGTCTCTATCAGATGGTCGATTCAGTTGTAGTTTCCTGAATTAA